The following are encoded in a window of Phaseolus vulgaris cultivar G19833 chromosome 3, P. vulgaris v2.0, whole genome shotgun sequence genomic DNA:
- the LOC137808372 gene encoding calcium uniporter protein 2, mitochondrial-like codes for MAFKKTLAKRLLNITKISNYRISSSVRSPNPSKPGIAPDPGDNGIFRRFLHKRPVFLSELRQPSANTILPRLREMDIARSRIRLDGLTPPEKLKLAPNDMRKLLRHVRLEAVKSKLRDIPQSCITYSEFFRICDEISSDPEEARSIAQMLEDSSSVMIFGDVVHLRPEKVAEIFHSVFSLRESEREEMEKVKAEIDERAKTLTQRELWAGYGLILAQIIGSMRLTFWELSWDVMEPICYFVSCIYFMVGYTFFLRTSNQPCYNGIYESRFNSQQKRLMKLHNFDIDRYNELKGVVVPSQFHKKLQ; via the exons ATGGCGTTTAAGAAAACCCTAGCCAAGCGCCTCCTTAACATCACCAAAATCTCCAATTACCGCATTTCCTCCTCCGTTCGTTCTCCCAATCCGTCAAAACCTGGCATTGCTCCAGATCCCGGAGATAACGGAATCTTCCGCCGCTTCCTCCACAAGAGGCCCGTCTTCTTGTCGGAGCTTCGGCAGCCTTCTGCCAACACCATCCTCCCCCGCCTCCGGGAGATGGACATTGCACGGAGCCGGATCCGGTTGGACGGACTCACTCCTCCGGAAAAATTAAAACTGGCGCCCAATGATATGAGGAAGCTCCTGAGACACGTGCGATTAGAAGCAGTGAAATCGAAGTTACGGGACATTCCACAGAGTTGCATAACGTACTCGGAGTTCTTTCGAATTTGCGATGAGATTTCCTCCGATCCGGAGGAAGCGAGAAGCATCGCGCAGATGCTGGAGGATTCTTCCTCTGTTATGATCTTTGGAGATGTCGTTCACCTCCGTCCCGAAAAG GTAGCAGAAATCTTTCACTCTGTGTTTTCTCTAAGAGAGTCAGAAAGAGAAGAAATGGAGAAAGTGAAAGCAGAAATTGATGAGAGAGCAAAGACCTTGACTCAGCGTGAACTCTGGGCTGGATATGGATTGATATTGGCACAAATAATAGGGTCCATGAGACTCACATTTTGGGAACTATCATGGGATGTGATGGAACCAATATGCTACTTTGTTAGTTGCATATACTTCATGGTTGGTTACACCTTCTTCCTTAGAACCTCCAACCAGCCTTGCTACAATGGCATCTATGAAAGCCGTTTCAACAGTCAGCAGAAGCGCCTAATGAAACTTCACAATTTTGACATTGACAGGTATAATGAGCTCAAAGGTGTTGTTGTACCATCgcaatttcataaaaaattgcAGTGA